In Arthrobacter sp. UKPF54-2, the following are encoded in one genomic region:
- a CDS encoding LysR family transcriptional regulator, with product MKANPDDLLVLLAVSRSAKFTTAAQALGLNHTTVSRRIAALEKALGGRVLSRASGGWELTDLGAAAVAVAEQVEGAVRSLEQPGTTPDPVTGVVRMTATDGFSAYIAAPAVARLRRHHPGLSVEIVTVTRRALQQRSGLDIEVVVGEPQVHRAEAARLGEYMLGMYASRSYLAEYGTPASVDELKEHPLVYFVDSMLQVDDLDAPRRLVPAMRDGLSSTNVFVHVEATRAGAGIGFLPCFAADLHPDLVRLLPEQFAELLPYWMVLRPDSMRRPAVAAVVQALREQTDAHREALMGRGGYAAAAP from the coding sequence ATGAAGGCAAATCCCGACGACCTCCTGGTCCTGCTGGCCGTCTCGCGTTCGGCCAAATTCACGACGGCGGCGCAGGCGCTGGGCCTGAACCACACCACGGTCTCGCGCCGGATCGCCGCCCTGGAAAAGGCCCTCGGCGGCCGGGTGCTCTCCCGGGCCTCGGGAGGCTGGGAACTGACGGACCTCGGCGCCGCGGCGGTGGCCGTCGCGGAGCAGGTGGAAGGCGCCGTGCGCTCGCTCGAGCAGCCGGGCACGACGCCGGACCCGGTCACCGGCGTCGTGCGGATGACGGCCACGGACGGTTTCAGCGCCTACATCGCCGCGCCCGCGGTAGCGCGGCTCCGGCGCCACCACCCCGGCCTCAGCGTGGAGATCGTCACGGTGACCCGCCGGGCGCTGCAGCAGCGCTCCGGGCTGGACATCGAGGTGGTGGTCGGCGAGCCGCAGGTGCACCGGGCGGAGGCGGCCCGGCTGGGCGAGTACATGCTGGGCATGTACGCCTCGCGCAGCTACCTGGCCGAGTACGGGACGCCGGCGTCGGTGGACGAACTGAAGGAACATCCGCTGGTGTATTTCGTCGACTCGATGCTCCAGGTGGACGACCTCGACGCCCCGCGGCGGCTGGTGCCGGCCATGCGGGACGGGCTGAGCTCCACCAACGTTTTTGTCCATGTGGAGGCGACGCGGGCCGGGGCCGGGATCGGCTTCCTGCCCTGCTTCGCCGCCGACCTGCATCCGGACCTGGTCAGGCTGCTGCCGGAGCAGTTCGCGGAACTGCTCCCCTACTGGATGGTCCTGCGGCCGGATTCGATGCGGCGGCCCGCTGTGGCCGCCGTCGTGCAGGCGCTCCGGGAGCAGACCGACGCGCACCGTGAGGCGCTGATGGGCCGCGGCGGCTACGCAGCGGCTGCTCCGTAG
- a CDS encoding spermidine synthase, whose product MAKRGRAAGRNAGTTTPGVVEVPKGARPDGPAAGVYYIDTGDCELTPDQDNSTGWLLRINGVMSSHIDLADPLFLDFEYMRWIAALVESRWPLAARPKLRALHLGGGACSLARYFHAAYPDARQVVVELDGKLAEYVRGWFDLPKAPLLRLRVGEAREVTESLTPQTRDLIIRDVFAGAVTPRPLTTAEFTEHAKRVLAPGGIYLVNSGDAPALANAREDAATIAAAFKHTMIIADPAMLKGRRYGNMIIAGSDEPFDDDPGLARRLLGGAVPAHSWDDAKVRAFAAGAAVRHDPTAPEPSSPELTAPEPSSSSSTAP is encoded by the coding sequence ATGGCAAAGCGGGGCCGGGCGGCCGGCCGGAACGCCGGAACCACGACGCCGGGGGTGGTGGAGGTGCCGAAGGGCGCGCGCCCTGACGGGCCCGCCGCGGGCGTCTACTACATCGACACCGGCGACTGTGAGCTCACCCCGGACCAGGACAATTCGACCGGCTGGCTGCTCCGGATCAACGGCGTCATGAGCTCCCACATCGACCTGGCGGACCCGCTGTTCCTCGACTTCGAATATATGCGCTGGATCGCCGCGCTGGTGGAATCGCGCTGGCCGCTGGCGGCGCGGCCCAAGCTGCGGGCCCTGCACCTCGGCGGCGGCGCATGCTCACTGGCGCGCTACTTCCACGCCGCCTATCCGGACGCCCGCCAGGTGGTGGTGGAACTGGACGGCAAGCTGGCCGAGTACGTCCGCGGCTGGTTCGACCTGCCCAAGGCCCCGCTGCTGCGACTGCGAGTGGGGGAGGCCCGGGAAGTGACGGAGAGCCTCACGCCGCAGACCAGGGACCTCATCATCCGCGACGTGTTCGCCGGCGCCGTGACCCCGCGGCCCCTCACCACCGCGGAGTTTACCGAACACGCCAAGCGGGTGCTGGCGCCCGGCGGAATCTACCTGGTGAATTCCGGCGACGCCCCCGCCCTGGCCAACGCGCGCGAGGACGCCGCCACCATCGCGGCGGCCTTCAAACACACCATGATCATCGCCGATCCGGCCATGCTCAAGGGCCGGCGCTACGGCAACATGATCATCGCCGGCAGCGATGAGCCGTTCGACGACGACCCCGGCCTCGCCCGGCGCCTGCTCGGCGGCGCGGTACCTGCCCACAGCTGGGACGACGCCAAGGTGCGTGCCTTCGCCGCCGGCGCCGCCGTCCGCCACGACCCGACGGCGCCTGAACCGTCGTCGCCTGAACTGACCGCGCCTGAACCGTCATCGTCGTCGTCGACTGCTCCGTAA
- a CDS encoding phage holin family protein codes for MSSEMPTGTPMPPTEAQLKAETSSLGDLLGDVTRDMSTLMRQEVELAKAELKQTAGRAGKGGGMFAGAGVAGHFVLLFLSLAVWWGLGTLMGLGWSGVVVAIIWGIIGAVLASMGRKELKAIKGIPQTAETLQEIPPTLKPSH; via the coding sequence ATGAGCAGCGAGATGCCCACGGGCACCCCGATGCCTCCCACGGAGGCCCAGCTTAAGGCCGAGACGAGTTCCCTGGGCGACCTGCTTGGTGACGTCACGCGGGACATGTCCACCCTGATGCGCCAGGAAGTGGAGCTCGCCAAGGCAGAGCTGAAGCAGACCGCCGGCCGTGCCGGCAAGGGCGGCGGCATGTTTGCCGGCGCCGGCGTCGCAGGCCACTTTGTCCTGCTGTTCCTTTCGCTCGCCGTGTGGTGGGGGCTGGGAACCCTGATGGGGCTGGGATGGTCCGGCGTCGTCGTCGCGATCATCTGGGGCATCATCGGCGCCGTCCTGGCCTCGATGGGCCGCAAGGAACTCAAGGCGATCAAGGGTATCCCCCAGACCGCGGAGACCCTCCAGGAAATTCCCCCGACCCTCAAGCCCAGCCACTAG
- a CDS encoding DUF3618 domain-containing protein, with amino-acid sequence MSENPDAIRADIEATRARLGTNVDAVADKVTPSHIVQRQTDRVKDAVFGVKEKVMGAADHSAGHVQSAGGSAASHLNDAGSAVAGAPHQAKVKTQGNPLAAGLIAFGAGLLVSSLIPASTKEREAADALKTAAEPLTTELTEAAKHVAEGLKEPAQNAMENVKATAADAAQNVKGEGQLAVADVKDRAVDAKDNVQQA; translated from the coding sequence ATGAGTGAAAACCCGGATGCCATCCGCGCAGACATTGAAGCAACCCGTGCCCGGCTCGGAACCAACGTTGACGCCGTGGCCGACAAGGTCACCCCGTCCCACATCGTCCAGCGCCAGACCGACCGCGTCAAAGACGCAGTGTTCGGAGTGAAGGAGAAAGTCATGGGAGCTGCCGACCACAGCGCCGGCCACGTGCAGTCCGCCGGCGGCAGCGCCGCCTCGCACCTGAACGACGCCGGTTCCGCCGTCGCCGGCGCACCGCACCAGGCCAAGGTCAAGACCCAGGGCAACCCGCTCGCTGCGGGCCTCATCGCGTTCGGCGCCGGTTTGCTGGTGTCCTCGCTGATCCCGGCGAGCACCAAGGAGCGGGAGGCGGCCGATGCCTTGAAGACGGCCGCCGAGCCGCTCACCACCGAGCTGACCGAGGCCGCGAAGCACGTGGCCGAGGGCCTGAAGGAACCTGCCCAGAACGCCATGGAGAACGTCAAAGCCACCGCCGCTGACGCCGCCCAGAACGTCAAGGGCGAGGGCCAGCTGGCCGTCGCCGACGTCAAGGACCGTGCGGTCGACGCCAAGGACAACGTCCAGCAGGCCTAG
- a CDS encoding YihY/virulence factor BrkB family protein — MAKNPTPAQTDSMDDAETAESSTAKARIAPAPDDARKPSSPAEVTKPSWKYIVKKTLREFTKDQCPDLAASLTYYSVLSIFPALLALVSLLGLFGDAQKTTSALLDIVQGIAPGQTVDTIRPVVEELASSSAAGLTFIVGLLTALWSASGYVGAFGRAMNRVYETDEGRPFLKLRGTMLAVTVVNLLIVVVLAAMLVLSGPVAESVGNIIGLGGAFLAVWNIAKWPVMLVLVIVAIAILYYATPNVKQPKFRWMSMGSAIALVVFLLASLAFGFYVAYSNSYNKTYGAIGGVIIALLWLWILNMSLLFGAEFDAETERGRQLQAGIEAEETIQLPPRDTKQSDKLQAREEEDIRRGRELREEHSRNERAGDQSP, encoded by the coding sequence ATGGCCAAGAACCCCACCCCGGCGCAAACTGACTCCATGGACGACGCCGAGACCGCCGAGAGCAGCACCGCCAAGGCGCGCATTGCGCCCGCCCCGGACGACGCGCGCAAGCCGAGCAGCCCCGCCGAGGTCACCAAGCCCTCCTGGAAGTACATCGTCAAGAAAACCCTGCGGGAATTCACCAAGGACCAGTGCCCCGACCTCGCGGCGTCGCTGACCTACTACTCGGTGCTCTCAATTTTCCCGGCCTTGCTGGCGCTCGTATCACTGCTCGGTCTGTTCGGAGACGCCCAAAAGACCACGTCGGCGCTGCTGGACATCGTCCAGGGCATCGCGCCCGGCCAGACCGTGGACACGATCCGCCCGGTCGTCGAAGAACTGGCCAGCTCCTCGGCCGCGGGCCTGACGTTCATCGTGGGCCTGCTCACCGCCCTCTGGTCCGCCTCCGGCTACGTCGGGGCGTTCGGGCGGGCCATGAACCGGGTGTATGAGACGGACGAGGGCCGGCCGTTCCTCAAGCTGCGCGGCACCATGCTCGCCGTCACGGTCGTGAACCTGCTGATCGTCGTCGTGCTGGCCGCGATGCTGGTGCTCAGCGGACCGGTGGCCGAGTCCGTCGGGAACATCATCGGCCTGGGCGGCGCCTTCCTGGCCGTCTGGAACATTGCCAAGTGGCCGGTGATGCTGGTGCTGGTGATCGTGGCCATTGCCATCCTCTACTACGCCACCCCCAACGTGAAGCAGCCCAAATTCCGCTGGATGAGCATGGGATCGGCCATCGCCCTGGTGGTCTTCCTGCTGGCATCGCTGGCGTTCGGCTTCTACGTGGCCTACTCCAACAGCTACAACAAAACCTACGGCGCCATCGGCGGCGTGATCATCGCGCTGCTCTGGCTGTGGATCCTGAACATGTCGCTGCTTTTCGGCGCCGAGTTCGACGCCGAAACCGAGCGCGGCCGCCAGCTCCAGGCTGGCATCGAGGCGGAGGAGACCATCCAGCTGCCGCCGCGGGACACCAAGCAGAGCGACAAGCTGCAGGCCAGGGAGGAAGAGGACATCCGGCGAGGACGGGAGCTGCGGGAGGAGCACAGCCGCAACGAGCGGGCGGGGGACCAAAGCCCCTAG
- a CDS encoding universal stress protein: MPAPAAASRPVAVGYDGSETSQLAVRWAAGHAVTRRLPLKVVHAWVWPMFTKDLGPVKGVAGSGLRHSAEAILAEGLALAREAAPGLDVDGVMEAGLPAQVLRQASDGAALLVVGSRGMGGVLGHLAGSVCLELASSAPCPLMVVRRPHLPGRPVVVGVDAAARSSAVLADAARLAAAIGAGLQLVHVETGRGGTRKDHGRHTPLHGSELLEHAVAEAGRLVPGVAAFGTLKDGHTAAKELVEAAADADVLVLGTHNRVGGLGNTVSAVLHKAPCNVMITR, from the coding sequence ATGCCGGCACCTGCAGCAGCTTCCCGGCCGGTCGCCGTCGGCTACGACGGTTCCGAAACCTCGCAGCTTGCCGTCCGCTGGGCCGCCGGCCATGCCGTGACCCGCCGCCTGCCCTTGAAGGTGGTGCACGCCTGGGTCTGGCCGATGTTCACCAAGGACCTGGGGCCGGTCAAGGGCGTCGCCGGCAGCGGGCTCCGGCATTCCGCCGAGGCCATCCTCGCCGAGGGCCTCGCGCTGGCCCGCGAGGCCGCCCCGGGGCTCGACGTCGACGGCGTGATGGAAGCCGGCCTGCCCGCGCAGGTGCTGCGGCAGGCGTCCGACGGCGCCGCCCTCCTGGTTGTCGGGAGCCGCGGCATGGGCGGGGTGCTGGGACATCTGGCCGGGTCGGTGTGCCTGGAACTGGCCAGCTCCGCGCCGTGCCCGCTGATGGTGGTCCGCCGCCCGCACCTGCCCGGCCGGCCCGTGGTGGTGGGCGTCGATGCCGCCGCCCGGAGTTCGGCCGTCCTCGCCGACGCCGCCCGGCTCGCGGCCGCGATCGGGGCCGGACTGCAGCTGGTCCACGTCGAGACGGGCCGGGGCGGGACTCGCAAGGATCACGGCCGGCACACCCCGCTGCACGGCTCCGAGCTGCTGGAGCACGCCGTCGCCGAGGCCGGACGGCTGGTCCCCGGGGTTGCCGCCTTCGGCACCCTCAAAGACGGCCACACGGCCGCCAAAGAACTGGTGGAGGCGGCGGCGGACGCGGACGTGCTGGTGCTCGGCACCCACAACCGCGTGGGGGGACTGGGCAACACCGTTTCCGCTGTGCTGCACAAGGCCCCCTGCAATGTCATGATTACGCGCTGA
- a CDS encoding zinc-dependent alcohol dehydrogenase family protein: MRAWWVAQPGPIAAGPLVSGERPDPVPGRGEVLLRVRVCGVCRTDLHLAEGELAPRRPGVVPGHEVVGEVLDAGPGAARFRRGERVGVAWLGGTCRSCRFCLRGQENLCLSPTFTGWDRDGGYAELITVAEDFAYRIPDIFADEQAAPLLCAGIIGYRALLRAELPVGGRLGIYGFGASAHLAAQLALYQGARVYVMTRSREARRLALDLGATFAGGADEEPPDPLDSAILFAPAGALVPPALRALDRGGTLAVAGIHLSDIPSLHYAAELFQERQLRSVTANTRADGEEFFRLAAEIPLRPTTVAYPFDAADRALQDLAADRVTGAAVIRVAP, encoded by the coding sequence GTGCGAGCCTGGTGGGTTGCGCAGCCGGGCCCGATTGCCGCCGGGCCGCTGGTGTCCGGCGAGCGCCCGGACCCCGTGCCCGGCCGCGGGGAAGTCCTGTTGCGCGTGCGCGTCTGCGGGGTGTGCCGCACTGACCTGCACCTGGCCGAGGGCGAGCTGGCGCCGCGGCGGCCCGGCGTCGTCCCGGGGCACGAAGTGGTGGGCGAGGTGCTCGACGCCGGCCCCGGAGCGGCCCGGTTCCGCCGCGGCGAGCGGGTGGGGGTGGCGTGGCTGGGCGGCACCTGCCGTTCCTGCCGGTTCTGCCTTCGCGGGCAGGAAAACCTGTGCCTGTCCCCCACGTTCACCGGCTGGGACCGCGACGGCGGCTACGCCGAGCTGATCACCGTTGCCGAGGATTTTGCCTACCGGATTCCGGACATTTTCGCCGATGAGCAAGCGGCTCCGCTGCTGTGCGCCGGCATCATCGGCTACCGCGCCCTGCTCCGCGCGGAACTGCCCGTCGGCGGCCGCTTGGGTATCTACGGCTTCGGCGCCTCCGCCCACCTCGCCGCCCAGCTGGCGCTGTACCAGGGGGCCAGGGTCTATGTGATGACGCGGTCGCGGGAGGCCCGCCGCCTCGCACTGGACCTCGGCGCCACCTTCGCCGGCGGAGCCGACGAAGAGCCGCCGGACCCGCTCGATTCCGCGATCCTCTTTGCCCCGGCCGGCGCCCTGGTGCCGCCGGCGCTGCGGGCCCTCGACCGCGGCGGGACCCTCGCCGTCGCCGGCATCCACCTCAGCGACATCCCGTCCCTGCACTACGCCGCCGAGCTGTTCCAGGAGCGGCAGCTGCGCAGCGTCACGGCCAACACCCGGGCCGACGGCGAGGAGTTCTTCCGCCTCGCCGCGGAGATTCCGCTGCGCCCCACCACGGTGGCCTACCCCTTTGACGCCGCGGACCGGGCGCTGCAGGACCTCGCCGCGGACCGCGTCACCGGCGCCGCCGTCATCCGCGTGGCACCCTAG
- a CDS encoding HAD family hydrolase: protein MTDSPTVAAALAPVDAVVFELDGVVLDTAELRAAAWQRLAAEAFGDPRLPSGARRGPLTDADYAAFIEGRTPADGAAAFLASRGVRLPAGSPADGPEDWTAFGLGKRQDELFGQLLRGQPPRAFPGTVALLERLRAGRIPVLLATSATNAAELLAAVGLDGSFDHIADGQAAARRAVAGKPSPALALEAVRRLDIPPGRAMVIEAAVAGVEAGRAGGFGLVVAIDRSGRRAELEAAGADIVVEDVSELDIGLVITHPWLLVYEGFDPAHEGHREALTTLGNGYLATRGAAPEHRGVGIHYPGSYLAGVYNRLASTVQGQRTVDEHMVNIPNWLYLDLRIEDGAWWSEGGLTLRRERRTLDLKRALLTREALLEDDAGRRLQLVQRRFVSMAEPHLAALETRLTADGWSGRVSIRSGCDTGVTNSNVPEDAQLSTRHLTEVQVAESAGGQSAVGLRVQVQTSQSRIGIALALRTELSGPANSVLEQLGGLYAHRFEVPVADGSAVTATKTVGVASSRDHAVSSPLAGAEAVLARSGGFEALLAEHERAWALLLAPFIIESDAPSQAQLILNLHVFHLLQTLTTHTAELDAGVPARGLHGEGYRGHVFWDELFVLPVLNSRLPSLARELIDYRWRRLGTARDAARAAGLRGALFPWQSGSDGTEQTPKLLYNKLSGHWVPDYSHLQRHVGLAVAYNAWQYFEATQDRGWLTQHGAELIVEVARLFASMAEHDPIDDRFHLRGVMGPDEYHTGNPGDPGGGLDDNAYTNIMAAWVFDQAEWIMRSVRGFDMEDLRARLGVTAAEIAAWARLSRRMFVPFHGDGIISQFAGYGALQELDWNHYRRSYRNIERLDLILEAEGDSTNHYRLAKQADVLMLLYVLGEDQLLGFLGRLGYTVTPAQLAATVDFYLARTAHGSTLSRVAHASVLAQRDPEQAWATFREALDADLDDTQGGTTSSGIHLGAMAGTIDVVQRSFAGLRITRDALDFAPRLPAELRGVDFQVRYRDQLLAVHLETDRLLVSAAPGDAAPVLVRVGARQVLIRAGEKHEFRRAG from the coding sequence ATGACGGACTCGCCCACAGTCGCCGCCGCACTGGCGCCGGTCGACGCGGTGGTCTTCGAGCTGGACGGCGTGGTCCTGGATACCGCGGAACTGCGCGCCGCGGCCTGGCAGCGGCTCGCCGCGGAGGCTTTCGGGGATCCCCGGCTGCCGTCGGGAGCCCGGCGCGGGCCCCTCACGGACGCCGACTACGCCGCGTTCATCGAGGGCAGGACCCCTGCCGACGGGGCCGCGGCCTTCCTGGCCTCGCGCGGGGTCCGGCTGCCGGCGGGCTCGCCCGCGGACGGTCCGGAGGACTGGACGGCGTTCGGACTCGGGAAACGTCAGGACGAGCTGTTCGGGCAGCTGTTGCGCGGCCAGCCGCCGCGGGCCTTCCCCGGCACCGTGGCCCTGCTGGAACGGCTCAGGGCGGGCCGGATCCCGGTGCTGCTCGCCACCTCGGCCACCAATGCGGCAGAGCTCCTCGCCGCCGTCGGCCTCGACGGGTCCTTCGACCACATTGCCGACGGGCAGGCGGCCGCGCGGCGCGCCGTCGCCGGAAAGCCGTCCCCGGCGCTGGCCCTGGAAGCGGTCCGCCGGCTGGACATTCCGCCCGGCCGGGCCATGGTCATCGAAGCGGCCGTCGCCGGGGTGGAAGCGGGACGCGCGGGCGGCTTCGGGCTGGTCGTGGCCATCGACCGCTCCGGCCGACGGGCCGAACTGGAAGCGGCCGGCGCGGACATCGTGGTCGAAGACGTCAGCGAACTCGACATCGGCCTCGTCATCACCCACCCGTGGCTGCTGGTCTATGAGGGCTTCGATCCGGCGCATGAGGGGCACCGGGAGGCCCTGACCACCCTGGGCAACGGCTACCTGGCCACCCGCGGCGCGGCCCCCGAACACCGCGGCGTCGGGATCCACTACCCCGGCAGCTACCTGGCGGGCGTCTACAACCGGCTGGCCAGCACGGTACAGGGCCAGCGGACCGTGGACGAGCACATGGTGAACATCCCGAACTGGCTGTACCTTGACCTGCGGATCGAAGACGGCGCCTGGTGGTCCGAGGGAGGCCTGACGCTGCGCCGGGAGCGCCGGACGCTGGACCTCAAGCGGGCCCTGCTCACCCGGGAAGCGCTGCTGGAGGACGACGCCGGGCGGCGGCTGCAGCTGGTGCAGCGCCGCTTCGTCTCGATGGCGGAGCCGCACCTCGCCGCGCTGGAGACCCGGCTTACGGCGGACGGCTGGAGCGGGCGCGTCAGCATCCGCAGCGGCTGCGACACCGGGGTGACCAACTCGAACGTCCCGGAGGACGCGCAGCTGTCCACGCGGCACCTGACGGAGGTGCAGGTGGCGGAATCCGCCGGCGGGCAGTCCGCCGTCGGACTGAGGGTGCAGGTGCAGACCAGCCAGAGCAGGATCGGCATCGCCCTGGCGCTGCGGACCGAGCTGTCCGGCCCGGCCAATTCAGTTCTCGAGCAGCTTGGCGGGCTGTACGCGCACCGCTTCGAGGTGCCGGTCGCGGACGGGAGTGCGGTGACGGCGACCAAGACGGTGGGGGTCGCCAGTTCCCGGGACCACGCGGTCTCTTCTCCGCTGGCGGGTGCGGAGGCGGTGCTGGCGCGGTCGGGCGGTTTCGAGGCGCTGCTGGCGGAGCATGAGCGGGCCTGGGCCCTGCTGCTGGCCCCGTTCATCATCGAGTCTGATGCACCCTCCCAGGCGCAGCTGATCCTGAACCTGCACGTCTTCCACCTGCTGCAGACCCTCACGACGCACACCGCCGAGCTGGACGCGGGCGTGCCCGCCCGGGGGCTGCACGGGGAGGGCTACCGCGGGCACGTCTTCTGGGACGAGCTGTTTGTCCTTCCGGTGCTGAACTCCCGGCTGCCCTCGCTGGCCCGCGAGCTGATCGACTACCGCTGGCGGAGGCTCGGCACGGCCCGCGACGCCGCGAGGGCGGCCGGGCTGCGCGGCGCGCTGTTCCCCTGGCAAAGCGGCAGTGACGGCACGGAGCAGACCCCCAAGCTGCTCTACAACAAGCTTTCCGGGCATTGGGTCCCGGACTATTCCCACCTCCAGCGGCATGTGGGGCTGGCCGTCGCGTACAACGCCTGGCAGTACTTCGAGGCCACCCAGGACCGGGGCTGGCTGACGCAGCACGGCGCGGAACTCATTGTCGAGGTCGCCCGCCTGTTCGCGTCGATGGCCGAGCATGACCCCATCGACGACCGGTTCCACCTCCGCGGAGTGATGGGCCCGGACGAGTACCACACCGGAAATCCGGGCGACCCGGGCGGAGGCCTGGACGACAACGCCTACACCAACATCATGGCGGCTTGGGTGTTCGACCAGGCCGAGTGGATCATGCGGTCCGTCCGGGGCTTCGACATGGAGGACCTCCGGGCCCGGCTTGGTGTAACGGCGGCGGAAATCGCGGCGTGGGCGCGGCTGAGCCGGCGCATGTTCGTCCCCTTCCACGGGGACGGCATCATCAGCCAGTTCGCGGGCTACGGTGCCCTCCAGGAACTGGACTGGAACCACTACCGCCGCAGCTACCGCAATATCGAGCGGCTGGACCTCATCCTGGAGGCCGAAGGCGACAGCACCAACCACTACCGGCTCGCCAAACAGGCCGACGTCCTGATGCTGCTCTACGTCCTGGGCGAGGACCAGCTCCTGGGCTTCCTCGGCCGGCTGGGCTACACGGTCACCCCGGCACAGCTGGCCGCGACCGTGGACTTCTACCTGGCACGGACGGCGCACGGCTCCACGCTCAGCCGGGTGGCGCACGCCTCGGTCCTCGCCCAGCGCGACCCGGAGCAGGCCTGGGCCACGTTCCGCGAGGCCCTGGACGCGGACCTGGACGACACCCAGGGCGGCACCACCAGCTCCGGCATCCACCTCGGCGCCATGGCCGGGACGATCGACGTCGTCCAGCGCAGCTTCGCCGGGCTGCGGATCACCCGGGACGCCCTCGACTTCGCGCCCCGGCTGCCTGCCGAACTCCGCGGGGTGGACTTCCAGGTCCGCTACCGCGACCAGCTGCTGGCCGTGCACCTGGAGACAGACCGGCTGCTCGTCTCCGCGGCCCCGGGGGACGCCGCCCCGGTCCTGGTGCGGGTGGGCGCCCGGCAGGTGCTAATCCGGGCCGGCGAGAAGCACGAGTTCCGCCGCGCCGGCTAG
- a CDS encoding polysaccharide deacetylase family protein → MWSILAGNRRRMVALAAAVLLLAAAVVTALFLAGRPRGAPPASGSPSAAATPSGTPSATPAPPSGTTTGPPSSPTVTEAPATEAPPPPAEPPPAEPPPPPPPADPFPAALRGADVGLIPNAGPVVALTFDAGANSAGLPSILQTLATTGVRATFFLTGNWASANPAGVASIVAAGHRVGNHSMTHPGFTSLSDAQIAQQLAGAEAAIAAAGAEARPLFRFPFGERDARTIAAVNALGYLPVRWSVDTLGWKGTSGGITAQTVADRALAALQPGEIVLMHIGSNPDDASTLDADALPQLITRIRQAGYGFTTLDALLG, encoded by the coding sequence ATGTGGTCGATCCTGGCCGGGAACCGCCGCCGGATGGTTGCGCTGGCGGCCGCGGTGCTGCTCCTCGCCGCCGCGGTGGTGACGGCGCTGTTCCTCGCCGGGCGGCCCCGTGGTGCACCCCCGGCCTCGGGCTCCCCGTCCGCTGCCGCGACACCGAGCGGGACGCCGAGCGCGACGCCGGCCCCGCCGTCGGGCACGACAACCGGCCCGCCGTCGAGCCCTACGGTGACCGAGGCCCCCGCCACCGAGGCGCCGCCTCCGCCCGCCGAACCTCCGCCCGCCGAGCCTCCTCCACCGCCGCCACCCGCGGACCCGTTCCCGGCGGCGCTCCGGGGCGCCGACGTCGGGCTCATCCCGAACGCGGGGCCCGTGGTCGCGCTGACCTTCGACGCCGGCGCCAATTCGGCGGGCCTGCCGAGTATCCTGCAGACCCTGGCGACCACCGGGGTCCGGGCAACCTTCTTCCTCACCGGCAACTGGGCCAGTGCCAACCCGGCCGGCGTGGCCTCGATAGTGGCCGCCGGGCACCGGGTGGGCAACCACTCGATGACGCACCCGGGCTTTACCTCCCTCAGCGACGCGCAGATTGCCCAGCAACTGGCCGGAGCGGAGGCTGCGATCGCGGCCGCCGGCGCCGAGGCCCGCCCGCTGTTCCGCTTCCCCTTCGGCGAGCGGGACGCGCGGACCATCGCGGCGGTAAATGCGCTGGGCTACCTGCCGGTCCGCTGGAGCGTCGACACCCTGGGCTGGAAGGGGACCAGCGGCGGTATCACAGCCCAAACCGTCGCCGACCGGGCGCTCGCCGCGCTGCAGCCGGGGGAAATCGTCCTGATGCACATCGGCTCCAACCCCGACGACGCCAGCACCCTGGACGCCGACGCCCTGCCGCAGCTCATCACCCGGATCCGCCAGGCCGGCTACGGCTTCACGACGCTCGATGCACTCCTTGGCTAA